In a genomic window of Brassica rapa cultivar Chiifu-401-42 chromosome A10, CAAS_Brap_v3.01, whole genome shotgun sequence:
- the LOC103844752 gene encoding heavy metal-associated isoprenylated plant protein 13, which translates to MTAKKAVLQLSVHDEKIRKKAFVTVSRSQGVTSITMDDKTGKMTVVGEVDTPVLVMKLRKLCNAEIVSVEVVKPPEKKPEPAKPAPAKPDTTKPAEIVAFPVTHMNYPYQYHSSYANSHYQPYGNSRVVVEEPNTCVLM; encoded by the exons ATGACCGCTAAG AAAGCTGTGTTGCAATTGAGTGTCCACGATGAGAAAATCAGGAAGAAAGCGTTTGTGACCGTCTCTCGATCTCAAGGGGTTACTTCGATAACAATGGATGACAAAACAGGGAAAATGACAGTAGTTGGAGAAGTTGATACACCGGTTCTCGTGATGAAGCTAAGGAAACTGTGTAATGCAGAAATCGTTTCGGTTGAAGTTGTTAAACCACCTGAGAAAAAGCCTGAACCGGCGAAACCGGCTCCAGCTAAACCTGATACAACTAAACCGGCTGAAATTGTTGCCTTTCCAGTTACGCATATGAACTACCCGTACCAATATCATTCGTCCTATGCGAATTCGCACTATCAGCCATACGGGAATTCTAGAGTTGTGGTGGAGGAACCAAACACTTGTGTGCTTATGTGA